Proteins from a single region of Caloramator sp. E03:
- a CDS encoding alpha-L-rhamnosidase C-terminal domain-containing protein yields MEPDFEAPFEHFTLSYMSQYGELYIDWKRLNSKIKLKIPVGVRAILRLYNKELILGSGEYEF; encoded by the coding sequence ATTGAACCAGATTTTGAAGCACCATTTGAGCATTTTACGTTATCTTATATGAGCCAATATGGAGAATTGTATATTGACTGGAAGAGATTAAACTCAAAAATAAAACTTAAAATACCTGTTGGAGTAAGAGCAATATTAAGATTGTATAATAAAGAACTTATTTTAGGCTCAGGGGAATATGAATTTTAA
- a CDS encoding alpha-L-rhamnosidase has product MALFIKEVRCEYLINPIGISTLKPRFSWIIDSDRNGTKQTAYQIVFSKDETFSSIFYDTGKINSYNSVHVEYNGPKLCEQQRYYYRIRIWDNYGNISDYSDINFFEVGIIDNNRWIADWIAVEDKDNNPMCPYFRKEFTLQKDIKKAVIYVSALGLYELFLNGKRVGDYYFTPGWTSYKKRIQYQTYDVTSLIKEGKNVLGSILGNGWFKGYLTWEEKNNIYGDKLALILQLHIYYQDGSIDILKTDNSWKYNHGPIISSELYHGEVYDANFELVDWNIENYDDTNWKNAVVLNHSKSILVGQENIPAKKMQEIKPIKLIITPKNERVIDFGQNMVGFVRFKVKGNKGDKVILRHAEVLDKEGNFYLDNIRKAKQTIEYTLKGEEEEIFEPHFTYQGFRYVNVLEYPGEIDLDNFTGVVIYSGMQTTGEFECSDEDINRLQQNIVWSQKGNFVDVPTDCPQRDERLGWTGDAQVFIRTACFNMDVALFFKKWLNDLSADQLEEGGIPFVIPDAIGNNKTPTEWGEPHSAAAWGDAATICPWTIYNCYADERILESQYQSMKKWVEYIRHQGSNEFLWNTGFQFGDWLALDAKEGSYTGATPMDFIATAFYAYSTWILFNSAKVLGLEEDYNEYKRLYENIVREFRKEFVSPNGRLVSNTQTAHVLTLMFNLLEEKHINRNVEELVKLIETNNYHLTTGFVGTPYLCHVLTKYGRNDIALKLLLKKDCPSWLYQITKGATTIWEHWDGIKEDGSFWSADMNSFNHYAYGAIGEWMYNVIGGLNLIEPGYKKFSIKPYFEYFSCVKLRYKSLYGDIVVNWERNEKSISLKVKVPVNTQAEIILDNIKKETLKDIKIDEIIDIVQENSMYKILVGSGNYTFEFEK; this is encoded by the coding sequence ATGGCTTTATTTATTAAAGAAGTTAGATGTGAATATTTAATAAATCCAATAGGTATATCAACATTAAAGCCAAGGTTTTCGTGGATTATAGACTCAGATAGAAATGGAACAAAACAGACAGCATATCAAATTGTATTTTCAAAGGATGAAACTTTTTCAAGTATTTTTTATGATACTGGGAAAATTAATTCATATAATTCAGTTCATGTAGAATATAATGGTCCTAAGCTTTGTGAACAGCAAAGATATTATTATAGGATAAGAATTTGGGACAACTATGGTAATATATCTGATTATTCTGATATAAATTTCTTTGAAGTTGGTATTATTGATAATAATAGATGGATTGCAGACTGGATAGCAGTAGAGGATAAAGACAATAACCCAATGTGTCCATATTTTAGAAAAGAATTTACTTTGCAAAAAGATATTAAAAAGGCAGTGATATATGTAAGTGCATTAGGCCTTTATGAACTATTTTTAAATGGTAAAAGGGTTGGGGATTATTACTTTACTCCAGGTTGGACATCATATAAGAAAAGAATTCAGTATCAAACTTATGATGTTACAAGTTTAATAAAAGAAGGAAAAAATGTATTAGGCTCAATTCTTGGGAATGGATGGTTTAAAGGATATCTTACTTGGGAAGAAAAGAACAACATATATGGAGATAAGTTAGCACTAATACTTCAGCTTCATATATATTATCAAGATGGGAGCATTGATATTTTAAAGACTGATAATAGTTGGAAATACAACCATGGGCCAATTATATCCTCCGAATTATATCATGGAGAGGTCTATGATGCTAATTTTGAGCTTGTAGATTGGAATATAGAAAACTATGATGATACTAACTGGAAAAATGCAGTTGTATTAAATCATTCAAAGAGTATTTTAGTGGGACAAGAAAATATACCAGCTAAAAAAATGCAGGAGATAAAGCCAATAAAACTAATAATTACTCCTAAAAATGAGAGGGTGATTGACTTTGGGCAAAACATGGTTGGTTTTGTTCGATTTAAAGTAAAAGGAAATAAAGGTGACAAGGTTATACTAAGACATGCCGAAGTGTTAGATAAAGAAGGTAATTTTTATTTAGATAACATTAGAAAAGCAAAACAAACTATTGAATATACTTTGAAAGGTGAAGAAGAGGAAATATTTGAGCCTCATTTTACCTATCAGGGTTTTAGATATGTCAATGTATTAGAGTATCCTGGAGAAATTGATTTAGATAATTTTACGGGTGTTGTAATATATTCTGGAATGCAAACAACAGGAGAGTTTGAATGTTCTGATGAAGATATAAACAGGCTTCAGCAAAATATAGTATGGAGCCAAAAAGGAAACTTTGTAGATGTTCCAACTGACTGTCCTCAAAGGGATGAAAGATTAGGTTGGACAGGTGATGCTCAGGTATTTATAAGAACTGCATGTTTTAATATGGATGTTGCTTTGTTTTTTAAAAAGTGGCTTAATGACTTAAGTGCTGACCAGCTTGAAGAAGGAGGAATACCATTTGTTATTCCTGATGCAATAGGAAACAATAAAACTCCTACTGAATGGGGAGAGCCTCACTCAGCTGCAGCATGGGGAGATGCTGCAACAATATGCCCTTGGACTATATATAATTGCTATGCAGATGAAAGGATACTTGAAAGTCAGTATCAGAGTATGAAAAAATGGGTTGAATATATTAGACATCAGGGGAGTAATGAGTTTTTATGGAATACTGGTTTTCAATTTGGAGATTGGCTTGCTCTTGATGCTAAGGAAGGAAGCTATACAGGGGCAACGCCAATGGACTTTATTGCAACAGCATTTTATGCATACTCAACATGGATTCTTTTTAACAGTGCTAAGGTTTTAGGATTAGAGGAAGATTATAATGAATATAAAAGGCTTTATGAAAATATAGTTAGAGAGTTTAGAAAAGAGTTTGTATCACCCAATGGTAGGCTTGTTTCAAATACACAAACAGCTCATGTTCTAACACTGATGTTTAACTTGCTTGAAGAAAAGCACATTAATAGGAATGTGGAAGAACTTGTGAAACTCATTGAAACAAATAACTATCATCTTACAACTGGATTTGTTGGGACACCGTATCTTTGCCACGTTTTAACAAAATATGGGAGAAACGACATAGCATTAAAACTACTACTTAAAAAAGATTGTCCATCTTGGCTATATCAGATAACTAAAGGTGCTACAACTATATGGGAGCACTGGGATGGTATTAAAGAAGACGGAAGCTTTTGGAGTGCTGATATGAACTCATTTAACCATTACGCTTATGGGGCAATTGGCGAATGGATGTATAATGTTATAGGAGGATTAAACTTAATAGAACCAGGATACAAAAAATTCTCAATAAAACCATATTTTGAATACTTCAGTTGTGTAAAACTTAGATACAAGTCTTTATATGGTGATATTGTTGTTAACTGGGAAAGAAATGAAAAAAGCATTTCACTTAAAGTTAAAGTCCCAGTAAATACACAGGCAGAAATAATATTAGATAATATAAAGAAAGAGACCTTAAAAGATATTAAAATCGATGAAATTATAGATATAGTTCAAGAAAATAGTATGTATAAAATACTAGTAGGTTCAGGAAACTATACATTTGAGTTTGAAAAATAA
- a CDS encoding transposase yields the protein MPRMARMKSFDCIYHIMVKSIVEAPLFKDDDDKVKFMEFVKKSQEQFEFKVYSYCLMDNHAHFIIDANGADISKIMHFINYKYAMYYNKRHERIGHLFHDRFKSLIVDNDRYLFALTAYVHFNATDIKGYETNPQDYRFSSLGIFLAEKKDEFELIDDSFILSMFSLKEAAARAMYRDFIFKVKSVVDAKKQEFKNEPTEYRSMRRVLIRDLSPEKIIEIISERFNIDKLMLKIKRAKGAKEAKAILCFVLRKFCDLKCSDICKILGSIGQANVSRLCSLGAELIKEERYRVIAEEILAICV from the coding sequence ATGCCAAGAATGGCAAGAATGAAGTCCTTTGATTGCATCTATCATATTATGGTTAAAAGCATTGTTGAGGCCCCCCTCTTTAAAGACGATGATGATAAAGTAAAATTTATGGAATTTGTTAAAAAATCTCAGGAACAGTTTGAGTTTAAAGTTTATTCCTACTGCCTTATGGATAACCACGCCCACTTCATAATAGACGCAAACGGTGCGGACATATCGAAGATAATGCACTTTATCAACTACAAATATGCAATGTATTACAACAAAAGGCATGAGAGAATAGGGCACCTTTTCCACGATAGATTTAAAAGCCTTATAGTTGATAATGACAGATATCTTTTTGCCTTAACAGCCTACGTTCACTTTAACGCAACAGATATAAAGGGTTATGAAACAAACCCACAGGATTATCGCTTTTCATCTTTGGGGATATTTTTAGCAGAAAAGAAAGATGAGTTTGAACTTATAGATGACAGCTTTATACTTTCAATGTTTAGTCTAAAGGAAGCAGCTGCACGAGCAATGTATCGTGATTTTATATTTAAAGTAAAAAGTGTAGTAGATGCAAAAAAGCAGGAGTTTAAAAATGAGCCTACGGAATACAGGAGTATGAGAAGGGTACTTATAAGGGACTTATCCCCTGAGAAGATAATAGAGATAATATCAGAAAGGTTTAACATAGACAAATTAATGCTTAAGATAAAAAGGGCAAAGGGAGCGAAGGAGGCAAAGGCGATACTGTGCTTTGTATTAAGAAAGTTTTGTGATTTAAAATGCTCTGATATATGTAAGATACTTGGCAGCATAGGGCAAGCGAACGTATCAAGGCTATGCTCTTTAGGGGCTGAGCTTATAAAGGAGGAGAGGTATAGAGTAATAGCGGAGGAGATATTGGCTATATGCGTATAA
- a CDS encoding spore germination protein encodes MLKKIENNIKHLKNLSSNKNEKAKELTYSQEEYEIDISLEKNLLSLKKVFGKSSDIIYREFKIGIKKQIKALLCFIDGLVDKETLNEHIIKALAVDFHLIGEDIEGTNIYAAIKENILTVSDVKEISSFNEAVGLILDGEVALFLDNYNAVLMIDVKGWASRSITEPDTEVGIRGSHEGFTETLRINTSLLRRIIKNTKLTFESFRLGKQTRTEICIAYIEGIADKKIVDEVRSRINKINADSILESGYVEQYISDHPLSIFSTVGNSEKPEKVAAKILEGRVAILCSGTPVVLTVPFLFIENFQVSEDYYDKPAFASFERILRLLAFLISTFLPAIYISLETFHQEMIPSILLTTMAAAREGIPFPAFIETLFMITTFELLRQSGLRMPRQVGSAVSIVGALVIGESAVKAGLISNPMIIIAGFTGVASQIIPSIANAVNILRYIFIILSAAFGFYGMEIGIIMLLAYMCSLESFGVPYLSPLSPIKWEGLKDCIIRFPLWFMNLGFKSITSNNSRK; translated from the coding sequence ATGCTAAAGAAAATAGAAAATAATATAAAGCATTTAAAAAATCTATCTTCAAATAAAAATGAAAAGGCAAAGGAATTAACATATTCACAAGAAGAATATGAAATTGATATAAGTTTAGAAAAAAATCTGTTAAGTTTAAAAAAAGTTTTTGGAAAAAGCAGTGATATAATTTATAGAGAGTTTAAAATTGGAATAAAAAAACAGATTAAAGCATTATTGTGCTTTATTGATGGACTTGTTGATAAAGAAACTCTTAATGAACATATAATAAAGGCGTTAGCCGTTGATTTTCATTTGATAGGTGAAGATATCGAAGGTACAAATATTTATGCTGCTATAAAGGAAAACATATTAACTGTATCTGATGTAAAAGAAATAAGTTCTTTTAACGAAGCTGTAGGTTTAATTTTGGATGGAGAAGTTGCACTATTTTTAGATAATTATAATGCTGTGCTTATGATTGATGTAAAGGGATGGGCATCAAGAAGCATTACAGAGCCTGATACAGAAGTTGGTATAAGGGGTTCCCATGAAGGCTTTACAGAAACATTAAGAATTAATACATCATTGTTAAGAAGAATAATAAAAAATACGAAGCTTACTTTCGAATCATTTAGATTAGGCAAACAAACCCGTACAGAAATATGTATAGCATATATAGAAGGCATTGCAGATAAAAAAATAGTAGATGAGGTTAGAAGTAGAATAAATAAAATAAATGCTGATTCAATTTTAGAGTCAGGTTATGTTGAACAATATATTTCGGATCATCCATTATCTATTTTTTCTACTGTAGGGAATAGTGAAAAACCTGAAAAGGTCGCTGCAAAGATATTAGAAGGAAGAGTTGCTATTTTGTGTAGTGGTACTCCTGTTGTTTTAACTGTACCATTTTTGTTTATTGAAAATTTTCAAGTTAGTGAGGATTATTATGATAAGCCTGCATTTGCAAGTTTTGAGAGGATATTGAGATTACTTGCTTTTTTAATTTCTACTTTTTTACCAGCTATATATATATCCCTTGAAACTTTTCATCAAGAAATGATACCTTCAATTCTTCTCACAACAATGGCAGCAGCAAGAGAAGGAATACCTTTTCCAGCATTTATTGAAACTTTATTTATGATAACAACATTTGAGCTTTTAAGGCAGTCTGGTCTTAGAATGCCAAGACAGGTAGGCTCTGCAGTCAGCATTGTAGGGGCACTTGTCATTGGAGAGTCTGCTGTAAAGGCAGGTTTAATAAGTAATCCTATGATAATAATAGCTGGATTTACAGGAGTTGCAAGTCAGATCATTCCTTCAATTGCTAATGCCGTAAATATATTAAGATATATATTTATAATTTTAAGTGCAGCCTTTGGATTTTATGGAATGGAAATAGGCATTATTATGTTGCTTGCTTATATGTGTTCATTAGAATCCTTTGGAGTGCCATACTTGTCACCTTTATCTCCAATCAAATGGGAAGGTTTAAAGGATTGTATAATTAGATTTCCATTGTGGTTTATGAACTTAGGTTTTAAATCAATAACAAGTAATAACTCACGCAAGTAG
- a CDS encoding Ger(x)C family spore germination protein — MLKRLFIFIICFATVAFTGCWDRRELNTIGIVYGVAIDKDMDKNEYIITAQVIRPSQLNSKGSLKSPVELVTSRGRTISDAIKSITLFFDKKLFFNHNKFIVISKDVAKEGILSIIDFFFRDRELRKSIWVIISKEEKASDILGVIHGISDIQAAYVDEIVDLKDANGKMSNIKLIELSQRLYSEGIEPIASVAQIKKFPLYPIEIKEEIENKGLNFYGTAVFKGDKLVGYLDDIETMGLNWITNKMRNCVIVIPGLVDNNKKISIQINNAKTEIKPELIDSNYLLNIKVKASGNIGETEECIDFTNDENFIKLQNEVNKVVKEQIEKVINKQQKQFESDIFGFGSALNKKYPHEWLKIKDNWDKIFSNVKYNIEVEIKILNSGLTMKSEEIEK; from the coding sequence TTGCTAAAAAGGCTTTTTATTTTCATTATTTGCTTTGCAACTGTAGCATTTACAGGCTGTTGGGATAGAAGGGAATTAAACACAATAGGAATAGTGTATGGTGTTGCAATAGATAAGGATATGGATAAAAATGAATATATTATTACTGCTCAGGTAATACGTCCATCCCAATTAAATAGCAAGGGCAGCTTAAAATCTCCGGTTGAATTGGTTACATCAAGGGGGAGAACAATATCTGATGCAATTAAAAGTATCACACTGTTTTTTGATAAAAAATTGTTTTTTAATCACAATAAATTTATAGTAATTAGTAAGGATGTTGCTAAAGAAGGAATTTTAAGTATCATAGATTTTTTCTTTAGGGATCGAGAGCTGAGAAAGTCAATATGGGTTATTATTTCAAAAGAAGAAAAAGCAAGTGATATATTAGGAGTTATTCATGGAATATCAGATATCCAGGCAGCTTATGTTGATGAGATTGTTGATTTAAAAGATGCAAATGGCAAAATGAGCAATATAAAATTAATAGAGCTGTCTCAGAGATTATATTCAGAGGGTATTGAACCAATTGCATCTGTTGCCCAGATAAAGAAATTTCCATTATATCCTATTGAAATTAAAGAAGAAATAGAAAACAAAGGATTAAATTTTTATGGCACAGCTGTATTTAAAGGAGATAAATTAGTTGGATATTTAGATGATATTGAAACTATGGGGCTTAATTGGATAACCAATAAAATGAGAAATTGTGTTATAGTTATACCCGGGCTTGTAGATAATAACAAAAAAATTTCAATTCAAATTAACAATGCAAAAACAGAAATAAAACCTGAGTTGATAGATAGCAACTATTTATTAAATATAAAGGTAAAGGCAAGTGGAAATATAGGTGAAACGGAAGAATGTATTGATTTTACTAATGATGAAAACTTTATTAAATTACAAAATGAAGTTAATAAGGTAGTTAAAGAACAAATAGAAAAAGTTATAAATAAACAGCAAAAACAGTTCGAATCAGATATTTTCGGGTTTGGATCGGCTTTAAATAAAAAATACCCACATGAATGGCTTAAAATAAAGGATAACTGGGATAAGATATTTTCTAACGTAAAATACAATATAGAAGTTGAAATTAAAATATTAAATTCGGGATTAACTATGAAAAGTGAAGAGATAGAAAAATAA
- a CDS encoding GerAB/ArcD/ProY family transporter, with the protein MLRLNKTQLFCLMMLFEIGSTTLFVLGIDAKQDAWVSILISIPLGLILLNIYLKILKISYKENFAEIIIKILGKYIGYPLVFFYGLYFIYIFTRNIRDFTELISITFLPNTPFIVINIIFVLCIAYVLTFGLEVLGRTSEINFPILLIFIISSYIFISASGYFNIDQLKPILSNDIKTILTPVFSQLIFFPFGEIIVFLMFWCYVDAIESVNKISYIAIIASGIILTLTTVITLCVLGPAIASYVTIPFLEVIKLINIADIITNLDAIGIAIIFIGGFYKAAIFLYGGVLALSTLFKLKNFKWLLILICIVVSWYSKVFEPNYSYHVWLGLKMTPLYIHLPFQIIIPIMLLIIKYLKINS; encoded by the coding sequence ATGCTTAGGCTTAATAAAACCCAACTCTTTTGTTTAATGATGCTGTTTGAAATAGGAAGCACTACCCTTTTTGTATTGGGTATTGATGCAAAGCAGGATGCATGGGTTTCTATTTTGATTTCAATACCTTTAGGCCTTATTTTATTAAATATTTATCTTAAGATTTTAAAAATATCATATAAAGAAAATTTTGCAGAAATAATAATTAAAATATTGGGTAAATATATAGGATATCCTCTTGTATTTTTTTATGGTCTTTATTTTATTTATATATTTACAAGAAATATTAGAGATTTTACAGAATTAATATCTATAACGTTCCTTCCTAATACTCCTTTTATTGTAATAAACATTATCTTTGTATTATGCATTGCTTATGTACTTACATTTGGATTAGAAGTTTTAGGGCGTACAAGTGAAATTAACTTTCCAATATTATTGATTTTCATAATATCTTCATACATTTTTATATCAGCTTCTGGATATTTTAATATAGATCAGTTAAAGCCTATACTATCAAATGATATAAAAACAATATTAACTCCCGTTTTTTCACAGTTAATTTTTTTCCCATTTGGAGAAATTATAGTTTTCCTTATGTTCTGGTGTTACGTTGATGCTATTGAAAGTGTTAATAAAATATCTTATATTGCTATTATTGCATCTGGAATAATACTTACCTTAACAACTGTTATAACCCTTTGTGTATTAGGGCCTGCTATAGCCTCTTATGTAACCATTCCATTTTTAGAAGTAATAAAATTAATTAATATTGCTGATATAATAACCAACCTTGATGCAATTGGAATAGCAATTATTTTTATAGGTGGCTTTTATAAAGCAGCAATATTCTTATATGGAGGTGTATTGGCACTTTCAACCCTATTTAAGCTTAAAAACTTCAAATGGCTTTTAATTTTAATTTGTATAGTTGTATCTTGGTACTCAAAGGTATTTGAGCCTAATTATTCATATCATGTATGGCTTGGACTTAAAATGACTCCATTATATATTCATCTTCCTTTTCAAATAATAATACCTATAATGTTGTTAATAATAAAATATTTAAAAATAAACAGTTAA
- a CDS encoding Gfo/Idh/MocA family protein, with the protein MSIKFGIIGFGFMGHVHASTLAKLKEAELIAICDIDDEKLSDAPQGVRLCKDMDELLSIKDIDVVILSVPNHIHKEAVIKAARAGKNILLEKPAALSVKEFDEMMKVVKECNVKFSVHHQRRYDKDFRIAKEVYDKNMVGQIYTIQTMLYGINGNMHDWHVFKKYGGGMLYDWGVHLIDQMLWMVDSKIKTIFAYIRNVINEEVDDYFKILLRFENGILGEIELGTYFLADKEKWFERHWFIGGNKGSMYVDGFEPIGKIARTTRLLTNVPGKTTMTASGPTRSFGPPQPGILVTEDLPKVDVDHIMYFENFLKALKGEEEFIVKPEQVRRVLSVMEASWESARTGKSIDFE; encoded by the coding sequence ATGAGTATAAAATTTGGGATAATAGGATTTGGCTTTATGGGGCATGTTCATGCAAGTACATTGGCAAAGCTTAAAGAAGCAGAACTTATAGCAATATGTGATATAGACGATGAAAAATTATCAGATGCACCACAGGGAGTAAGACTATGTAAAGATATGGATGAATTACTTTCAATAAAGGATATAGATGTTGTTATTTTATCTGTACCTAATCATATACATAAAGAAGCTGTTATAAAAGCTGCAAGAGCAGGAAAAAATATTCTCCTTGAAAAACCTGCAGCTCTATCTGTTAAAGAATTTGATGAGATGATGAAAGTAGTAAAGGAGTGCAATGTTAAATTTTCAGTACATCATCAAAGACGCTATGATAAGGATTTTCGTATCGCAAAAGAAGTCTATGATAAAAATATGGTTGGACAAATATATACAATTCAGACTATGCTCTATGGTATAAATGGGAATATGCATGATTGGCATGTGTTTAAAAAATATGGTGGAGGAATGCTTTATGACTGGGGCGTACATTTAATAGATCAGATGCTATGGATGGTTGATTCTAAAATAAAAACTATTTTTGCATATATACGTAATGTAATTAATGAGGAAGTAGATGATTATTTTAAAATACTTCTTAGATTTGAAAATGGCATATTAGGTGAAATTGAGCTTGGTACTTATTTCCTTGCTGATAAGGAAAAATGGTTTGAAAGGCACTGGTTTATTGGCGGTAATAAAGGAAGCATGTATGTTGATGGGTTTGAGCCAATAGGAAAAATTGCAAGAACAACAAGGCTTCTTACGAATGTTCCAGGAAAAACAACTATGACCGCATCAGGTCCAACAAGGTCATTTGGGCCACCGCAGCCTGGAATTTTAGTAACAGAGGATTTACCAAAGGTAGATGTTGATCATATTATGTATTTTGAAAACTTTTTAAAGGCATTAAAAGGTGAAGAAGAATTTATTGTAAAACCAGAGCAGGTAAGAAGAGTGCTTTCAGTTATGGAAGCATCATGGGAATCTGCAAGAACAGGAAAAAGTATTGATTTTGAATAA
- a CDS encoding Gfo/Idh/MocA family protein, with the protein MKKLRVGIIGCGGIANQKHLPALKFNKDLCEIVAFCDIIEERAVKAAKEYGTEDAKVYTDYKELLKDESIDVVHVLTPNVSHSPITVAAFEAGKHVMCEKPMAHNTEAAQAMLDAWKKSGKKFTIGYQNRFRPEVQALHTACQNGELGEIYFAKAHAVRRRAVPTWGVFPDKSKQGGGPLIDIGTHALDITLWMMNNYKPVSVTGSVFQKIGTLENGPEGNLFGPWDPKTYEVEDSAFGFVKMENGATIFLEASWALNVLESKEAATTLCGTKAGAEIKSGMSYPVNELIYNRAHNGMLTEEKNSAGGNIAYFSGNVSEPGVIEAKQWLEAIINDKEPLVNPEQAFVVTKILDAIYKSAESGKEIVFEY; encoded by the coding sequence ATGAAAAAGTTAAGAGTAGGAATTATTGGATGCGGTGGTATTGCAAACCAAAAACATCTTCCAGCACTAAAATTTAATAAGGATTTATGCGAAATAGTAGCATTTTGTGACATCATTGAAGAGAGAGCAGTAAAGGCTGCAAAAGAATATGGTACAGAAGATGCAAAAGTCTATACAGATTACAAAGAACTGTTAAAGGATGAATCGATTGATGTTGTACATGTATTGACACCAAATGTATCCCATAGCCCAATTACAGTAGCTGCATTTGAAGCAGGAAAACATGTAATGTGTGAAAAGCCTATGGCCCATAATACTGAAGCTGCCCAAGCTATGTTAGATGCATGGAAAAAGTCAGGAAAGAAATTTACAATTGGATATCAAAACAGATTCCGTCCAGAAGTACAAGCTCTTCATACTGCATGCCAAAATGGTGAATTGGGCGAAATCTACTTTGCAAAAGCACATGCAGTTAGAAGAAGAGCAGTTCCAACTTGGGGAGTATTTCCAGATAAATCAAAACAAGGTGGAGGACCTCTAATAGATATTGGAACACATGCACTTGATATAACTCTCTGGATGATGAATAATTATAAACCTGTATCAGTTACAGGTTCAGTATTCCAAAAGATAGGTACGTTAGAAAATGGTCCAGAGGGGAATTTGTTTGGCCCATGGGATCCAAAGACTTATGAAGTAGAAGATTCAGCCTTTGGATTTGTAAAGATGGAAAATGGAGCAACTATTTTCTTAGAAGCATCTTGGGCATTAAATGTTTTAGAATCTAAAGAAGCTGCAACAACACTTTGCGGAACAAAAGCAGGTGCAGAGATAAAATCAGGTATGAGCTATCCTGTTAATGAATTGATATACAATAGGGCTCATAATGGCATGTTAACTGAAGAGAAAAATTCTGCAGGTGGGAATATTGCATATTTTTCAGGTAATGTATCAGAGCCAGGAGTAATTGAAGCAAAACAATGGTTAGAAGCAATAATAAATGATAAGGAGCCACTTGTAAATCCTGAGCAGGCATTTGTTGTAACAAAGATATTGGATGCTATATATAAATCTGCAGAATCAGGAAAGGAAATAGTATTTGAGTATTAG
- a CDS encoding C-glycoside deglycosidase beta subunit domain-containing protein encodes MAFGMRLVFTDIIQNNSLKNYYVNGKKSGFEFDIRLAYYRGQYLSCIDKFEVAVDGEKIDSKDITFCLNGKEFSVFQLPYLISEFWTIVTPAKIRVRKPGGLSLGEHEIELTLILRSPYMPLPGGEGDRAYVPIDSSDKKILSIVEQN; translated from the coding sequence ATGGCTTTTGGAATGAGATTAGTTTTTACTGATATAATTCAAAATAACAGCTTGAAAAATTATTATGTAAATGGGAAAAAAAGCGGCTTTGAGTTTGATATTCGTTTAGCTTATTATAGAGGGCAATATTTATCTTGTATTGACAAGTTTGAAGTAGCAGTAGATGGAGAAAAAATAGACAGTAAAGATATTACTTTTTGCCTAAATGGTAAAGAATTTAGTGTATTCCAGCTTCCATACTTAATTTCAGAATTTTGGACAATCGTTACACCTGCAAAAATAAGAGTTAGAAAACCAGGAGGGTTATCATTAGGAGAACATGAAATTGAACTAACTTTAATACTCAGAAGTCCTTATATGCCGCTTCCTGGCGGTGAAGGAGATCGTGCTTATGTTCCAATTGACAGCAGCGATAAAAAGATACTGTCAATTGTAGAACAAAATTAA